One Rosa chinensis cultivar Old Blush chromosome 3, RchiOBHm-V2, whole genome shotgun sequence DNA window includes the following coding sequences:
- the LOC112192081 gene encoding probable linoleate 9S-lipoxygenase 5 — protein MLHNLVGAITGHNNGGSTKQITGTVVLMKKNVLDFNDFNASVLDRVHELLGQRVSLQLISAVNADSENGLKGKLGKPAYLEDWITTITPLTAGDSAYKVTFDWEDEIGVPGAILIKNNHHSQFYLKTITLEDVPGEGTVRFVCNSWVYPVEKYTKDRVFFVNKTYLPSETPLPLQKYREDELVHLRGDGKGELQEYDRVYDYAYYNDLGNPDKGPDYARPTLGGSSEYPYPRRGRTGRAPTESDPSSESRIPLLMSLDIYVPRDERFGHLKMSDFLAYALKSIAQFIRPELEAVFDKTPNEFDSFEDVLKLYEGGIPLPEGFLKDIGDNIPLEMIKEIFRTDGAEFLRFPTPEVIKKNRLAWRTDEEFAREMLAGVNPVNISLLQTFPPASTLDPKVYGDQSSKITEEHIKNNLDGLTVEEALKSNKLFLLDHHDALMPYVRRINSNTSSKIYASRTLLFLKSDGTLKPLVIELSLPHPDGDQLGRISSVFTPAEEGVESSIWHLAKAYVAVNDSGVHQLISHWLNTHAVCEPVVIATNRQLSVVHPIYKLLHPHFRDTMNINALARQILINAGGILETTVFPARYAMEMSSVVYKNWVFPEQALPADLIKRGMAVKDESSPHGLRLLIQDYPYGVDGIEIWFAIRNWVEDYCSFYYKTDDIVQKDTELQSWWKELVEEGHGDKKDEPWWPKMQTREELIETCTIIIWTSSALHAAVNFGQYPYAGYLPCRPTASRRFMPEKGTPEYDELESNPDKAFLKTITAQFQTVLGIALIEILSRHSTDEVYLGQTDTPNWTSDAKALEAFDRFGKKLAEIEEKITNLNNDENLKNRVGKVEMPYTLLYPTGESGIAGKGIPNSVSI, from the exons ATGTTGCATAACTTGGTTGGTGCAATTACAGGCCATAATAATGGCGGTAGTACGAAACAGATCACAGGGACTGTGGTGCTGATGAAGAAGAATGTGTTGGATTTCAATGACTTCAATGCTTCTGTTCTCGATCGCGTGCATGAATTGTTGGGCCAAAGGGTTTCTCTGCAGCTCATCAGTGCTGTCAATGCCGATTCTG AGAATGGATTGAAAGGGAAACTTGGAAAGCCAGCATATTTGGAAGACTGGATCACCACAATCACTCCTTTAACAGCAGGGGATTCTGCATACAAGGTTACCTTTGACTGGGAAGATGAAATCGGAGTTCCAGGAGCAATCCTAATAAAAAACAATCACCACAGTCAGTTCTACCTTAAGACCATCACACTCGAAGATGTTCCTGGTGAGGGTACAGTTCGCTTTGTTTGTAACTCATGGGTGTACCCTGTAGAAAAATACACGAAAGACCGCGTTTTCTTTGTTAACAAG ACTTATCTTCCAAGTGAAACACCATTGCCACTACAGAAGTACAGAGAAGACGAACTAGTACACTTGAGAGGAGATGGGAAAGGAGAGCTCCAGGAGTATGACAGGGTCTATGACTATGCTTACTACAATGATCTGGGAAATCCAGACAAGGGTCCGGATTATGCCCGTCCAACTCTGGGAGGGTCTAGTGAGTACCCTTACCCTCGAAGAGGCAGAACTGGCCGTGCACCAACCGAGTCAG ATCCTAGCAGTGAGAGTAGGATCCCTCTTCTCATGAGCTTAGACATTTATGTTCCGAGAGACGAACGATTTGGACACTTGAAGATGTCTGATTTCCTTGCTTATGCACTGAAATCCATAGCTCAATTCATCAGACCTGAGCTAGAAGCTGTATTTGATAAGACTCCCAACGAGTTTGACAGCTTCGAAGATGTACTTAAACTTTATGAAGGAGGAATTCCATTGCCTGAAGGTTTCTTAAAGGACATTGGGGATAACATCCCTCTAGAGATGATCAAGGAAATTTTCCGAACTGACGGTGCAGAGTTTCTCAGGTTCCCAACACCTGAAGTGATCAAAA AAAATAGGTTGGCTTGGAGGACAGATGAAGAATTTGCCAGAGAAATGCTAGCTGGAGTGAACCCTGTCAACATTAGTCTCCTCCAA ACATTTCCGCCAGCAAGCACCCTAGACCCAAAAGTTTATGGTGATCAATCCAGTAAAATAACAGAAGAACACATCAAGAATAACTTGGATGGACTGACAGTGGAGGAG GCACTCAAGAGCAACAAGCTATTCCTATTAGACCACCATGATGCATTGATGCCATACGTGAGGCGTATAAACTCAAATACTTCCTCAAAGATCTATGCTAGCAGGACACTGCTTTTCTTGAAAAGTGATGGAACTTTGAAGCCATTGGTGATTGAACTAAGCTTGCCTCATCCTGATGGAGATCAACTCGGTCGCATTAGCAGTGTATTCACACCAGCTGAGGAAGGTGTAGAAAGCTCCATATGGCATCTGGCCAAAGCTTATGTTGCTGTAAATGACTCTGGAGTTCATCAACTTATCAGTCACTG GTTGAATACTCATGCTGTGTGTGAGCCAGTAGTAATAGCAACAAACAGGCAACTGAGTGTGGTTCACCCGATATACAAGCTTCTTCATCCTCACTTCCGCGACACCATGAACATAAATGCACTAGCCAGGCAAATCCTCATCAATGCTGGTGGCATTCTGGAGACGACAGTGTTTCCAGCTAGGTATGCCATGGAGATGTCATCAGTTGTTTACAAGAATTGGGTTTTCCCTGAGCAAGCTCTCCCTGCAGATCTTATCAAGAG AGGAATGGCAGTCAAGGATGAGAGTTCCCCACATGGTCTACGCCTACTGATACAGGACTACCCCTATGGTGTTGATGGGATCGAAATCTGGTTTGCGATAAGAAATTGGGTTGAAGACTATTGCTCATTCTACTACAAGACTGATGACATTGTTCAAAAAGACACAGAACTCCAATCCTGGTGGAAGGAACTAGTAGAGGAGGGTCATGGTGACAAAAAAGATGAGCCCTGGTGGCCTAAAATGCAGACTCGTGAAGAGCTAATCGAAACTTGCACTATCATCATATGGACTTCTTCTGCTCTCCATGCAGCTGTCAACTTTGGACAGTACCCTTATGCAGGCTACCTCCCATGCCGCCCCACTGCAAGCCGAAGATTCATGCCTGAAAAGGGAACTCCTGAATATGATGAGCTTGAGTCCAACCCTGATAAGGCCTTCTTGAAAACAATTACTGCTCAATTCCAGACAGTGCTTGGCATAGCCCTCATTGAAATTCTGTCAAGGCATTCTACCGATGAAGTGTATTTGGGCCAGACGGACACTCCTAACTGGACATCAGACGCAAAAGCATTGGAAGCTTTTGATAGATTTGGAAAGAAACTTGCTGAAATCGAAGAGAAAATTACAAACTTGAACAATGATGAGAATCTCAAGAATAGGGTTGGAAAGGTGGAGATGCCTTACACTTTGCTGTATCCCACTGGTGAAAGTGGAATTGCTGGCAAGGGAATTCCCAACAGTGTCTCAATCTAA